The stretch of DNA AACTATACTAATATATTTGACTAACTGATACTATAAAAAATAATAATTAGTTTCTTGATGATTATAAATTGAAAATATTCATTATTTTTATTCAGATATTGGTATTGCTTAAAAATTTGTTAAATTTTATAAAACACTTTAAATTCCAATAAATACATCTGATTTTTCCTAAAAATAAAGAGTGGGTCTTTACCCACTCTGAGTCATTTACTATTCAAGTTAAACTTTCTCTTTTTATATTCTATCAAAAAATCGTCTAAAAATCAAGTATTTTTTAGATTTTAAGCAAGATGTGTATGAGCAAAATATTTTATGCTTTATTTATTGAACCGAATATTTCCATTTTTTCTTTTACAATAGCTTTTATTCCTTCTGTTCCAGGTGCTAATAATTTTCTCGGATCAAATCCTTTGCCTTCCAAATCTTTTCCTGCTTCTACATATTTTCTTGTAGCGTCAGCAAAAGCTAATTGACACTCTGTATTTACATTTATCTTGGCAACTCCTAAAGATATAGCTTTTTTTATCATTTCTTCAGGTATTCCTGTGCCGCCATGTAGAACTATAGGCATATCTCCTACAAGCTCTTTAATTTTTGCCAAAGTTTCAAAACTTAATCCTGCCCAATTTGCAGGATATTTTCCATGTATATTTCCTATTCCTGCTGCAAGCATATCTATTCCTAAATCTGCTATTTTTTTACATTCATTCGGGTCTGCTATTTCACCTGAACCTATAACACCGTCTTCTTCTCCGCCTATTGCCCCTACTTCCGCTTCAACAGATACTCCTTTTGAATGACAAAGTGCAACTATTTCTTTTGTTTTTTCTATATTTTCTTCTATATTATAATGTGATCCGTCAAACATTATTGATGAAAATCCCGCCTCTAACGCTTTCTTTGCTCCTTCATATGAACCGTGGTCAAGGTGGAGAGCTACCGGTATTGTTATGTTAAGTTCTTCCAACATAGCTGTTACCATTGCTGTTACTGTCTTATATCCGCACATATATTTTCCGGCTCCCTCAGATACACCAAGTATCACAGGAGAATTATTTTCTTGTGCTGTAAGAAGTATCGCTTTTGTCCATTCAAGGTTATTTATATTGAAATGACCTACCGCATATTTGCCTGCTACGGCTTCTTTTAACATTTTTTCAGCTGAAACTAACATTATTTACCTCCAAAGTAAAATATAAATTTTAAAAATTTTACATTCACTAAATACCCGTTAATAAATACTATTATACAAATTTATGTAAAAAGCATTATAAAAATAATAGTATAAATCTAAGATATTATATTTTGTCTATTTTATTATATCACAAAATTTGCTATAATTCTATTTAATAACTTTATTTTTTATCGGGTTTCTTTGAATTTATTTTTTATAATTTACAAACTTATTTTTTTATTAAAGGCGGTTTTTATGAAAAGAAAAGATATTATCATTATAATTACAATCTCAATAATCTTGTCTTTAGGTATGATAATTTTTCATTCAACAAAAAGCTCCGATATACTGCTTGATAAAAGTGAAAATACTAAAATTTCAGAAAAAATTAAAGCAGAGGATAATGATGCTGTTATTGAACAAGACAGTGCTGCTGTTAAAAATGAAAAAGTAGTGGTATATATAAGCGGAGAAGTTGTAAATCCACAAGTTATTGAAATGAAAGACGGAGATAGACTTATAGACGCTATTGAAAAATGCGGAGGAATGACTGAAAACGCTGATAAAAACGCTGTAAATCTTGCATTATTGCTTAAAGATGAAGATCACTATGTAATACCTAAGATTGGTGAAAACTTACAATTGAATACCTCATCAAATAACAAATCCTTACAAAACAACAACCTTGTAAACATAAATACAGCTGATAAAACTATTCTCATTTCGTTGCCTTCAATCGGAGAAAAAACAGCCGAAAAAATAATACAATATAGAGAAACAAACGGTAATTTTAAATCCATAGATGATATAAAAAATATAAACGGTATAGGTGAAAAAAAATTTGAACAGATAAAAGATCTTATAACCGTAAAATAGAAAGGATTCACATTGAGAAAAAAAAGAAAAAACAACAATATTTTAAAATTTCTAACAATCATAATAATACTTATTATTTTAGGTATACTATATTTTCGCACTCTCAAATCACCTGTAGACAAAAATGATACTACAAAAATAGAAGTACAGATAGATGACGGCACAAGTTCAATAAAAATAGCAAAAATCCTAAAATCTCATAATCTTATAAAAAATGACAAATATTTTTTGTACTATGCAAAAACAAATAATCTAAGTAATCTAAAATCAGGGGTATACGAATTTTCAAAATCTCAAAGTTTGGAAGAAATACTCAAATCACTCAATACAGGCGGCAGACCTATAGGTGAAAAAGTGACTATAAAAGAAGGATACAGCATAAAACAAATAGCCGAATTACTTGAAGAAAAAGGACTTGTAAACAAAGAGTTTTTCATAGAATTAACTGAAAATAAGGCTAATTTTTCAGACAAATTCACTTTTTTACAAGATGAAAGTATACAAAGCCTTGAAGGTTTTATGTATCCTGAAACATATTTCATACCTAAAGGTACTTCTGAAACTGAAATAATATCTATGTTTTTATCACAGACACAAAAAATATTTGATGAAAACTCTGTACTTTCAAATATAAATGATATAAATCCAAACATTCAGAATTTGAATAATTTAATTACACTTGCATCAATAGTTGAAAAAGAAAGTGCTGATAATAGTGAAAGGGACATCATTGCCGGTATATTCATAAACCGATTGACAAACAGTATACCCTTACAATCATGTGTAACAGTAGAATATGTTTTAGGAATTCATAAACAAAGATTGTCATATGAAGATACTCAGGTGCAATCCCCATACAACACATATATAAATGCAGGCCTTCCACCTACACCCATATGCACACCTACTATCTCTTCAATTAATGCTGTAAAAAACTATAAACGTACCGATTATTTATTTTTTGTGGCAAAACAAGACGGTTCTCACGTTTTTTCCAGAACATATGATGAACACTTGAAGGCAACAAAAGATATATACGGAGAATACTAAAAAGAGGTACTTAACTGATGTATAAGATAAACGATGTAACTTATGAACAAATCTTTGAATATATAGATGAATTTAATAAAAAAGAAAATAAAATTATAGATGAACTTAGAGTTTTTGCAGAGCAAAATAATATCCCAATAATAAAAAAAGATGTTGAAAATTTTCTCAAAACTTATTTAAACATAACAAAACCCAAAAAAATATTAGAATTAGGCTGTGCAATAGGATATTCATCAATATTTATGTCATCCGTTTTAAATGATGATGTGCATATCGACACATTAGAAATAAATGAAAATATGTATAATATAGCAAGTGAAAATATCAAAAAGTTTTCACTTACTAATATAAATGTCATATTAGGTAACGCATCGGATATAATACCATCACTTGACCAAAAATACGATTTTGTATTTATAGATGCCTCAAAAAGTCACTATGATGAATTTTTCAGCTTAATATTAAATAAATTGAAAAAAAATGCAGTGGTCATATGTGACAACACCCTTTTTAAAGGTTATCTGTGTATGGACAGATCGGGTATTCCAAAAAGACAAAAAACTATATATGACAAAATGACAAGATTTTTAGAAAATATTAAAAAAAACAAAGATATATCATATAATATGCTTCCGCTTGGAGACGGATTGCTTGTTATATATTTTAAATAAAAATTATACAATTATGATTTAATATAGAGATGTGCAAAATAAGAAAAAACATATCTATGAACATAAAGTATGGAAATATAACTATATTATTGCAATATAATATATAGTTGCGAATAACTATAAAAACTACATTTTACACACGTATAATGATTTAATAGAAGGGAGATTGTGGTGTAATAATTTACACCATATAAAATATATGAAAAAAATAGAATTACTCGCACCTGCAGGAGATTTGGAAAAATTAAAGACAGCTATAATATATGGTGCTGACGCGGTTTATATAGGTGGTGAAAAATTCGGTCTTAGAGCCGCATCAAAAAATTTCACAGATGAAGAAATGATAGAAGGTATAGAGTTTGCACATTCAAGAGGTAAGAAAGTGTATGTAACTTGCAATATAATACCTCATAATATGGATTTAAATGGAGTTAAAGAATATTTCATATCACTTGAAAAATTAAGCGTAGATGCTATAATAGTTGCCGATCCGGCATTTATGAGCATCGCAAAAGAAGTTGTACCTGATATGGAACTTCATTTAAGCACACAGGCAAATACCACAAACTACATTACAGCAGATTTTTGGCACAAACAAGGTATAAGCAGAATAGTATCTGCAAGAGAACTGTCCATGAAAGAAATCAAAGATATAAAAACTCATTGCCCTGATCTTGAAATTGAAATGTTTGTACACGGTGCAATGTGTATTTCTTATTCAGGAAGATGTCTCATGAGCAATTTCATGACAAATAGAGATGCAAACAAAGGAGCTTGTGCTCAACCATGCAGATGGAACTATTCATTAGTTGAAGAAAAAAGACCTGGAGAATATTTCCCAATAGAGCAAGATGAAAGAGGAACATATTTTTTTAACTCAAAAGACCTATGCCTTATAGAACATACAAAGGAAATAATAGAATCAGGTGTAGATTCAATGAAAATAGAAGGCAGAATAAAAACAGCATACTATGTGGCAGTAGTTGTAAGAGCTTATCGTATGGCAATAGACTCATATTATGAAAATCCTGACACTTGGCAATTCAAACAGGAATGGCTTGATGAAGTACAAAAAGCAAGCTATAGAGATTTTACAACAGCATTCTTTGACGGCTCAAAAGATACGTCAAATTCACAAAATTACGGTTCAGGCTCATATATAAGAACTTATGACATAATAGGCAATGTACTAAGCTATGATGAAAACACCAAGCTTTGCAAAGTAAGACAAAAAAACAGATTTTTCAAAAATGACGAAATAGAAATAATAGGTCCAAATTTTCC from Peptoanaerobacter stomatis encodes:
- the fba gene encoding class II fructose-1,6-bisphosphate aldolase, whose translation is MLVSAEKMLKEAVAGKYAVGHFNINNLEWTKAILLTAQENNSPVILGVSEGAGKYMCGYKTVTAMVTAMLEELNITIPVALHLDHGSYEGAKKALEAGFSSIMFDGSHYNIEENIEKTKEIVALCHSKGVSVEAEVGAIGGEEDGVIGSGEIADPNECKKIADLGIDMLAAGIGNIHGKYPANWAGLSFETLAKIKELVGDMPIVLHGGTGIPEEMIKKAISLGVAKINVNTECQLAFADATRKYVEAGKDLEGKGFDPRKLLAPGTEGIKAIVKEKMEIFGSINKA
- a CDS encoding helix-hairpin-helix domain-containing protein, encoding MKRKDIIIIITISIILSLGMIIFHSTKSSDILLDKSENTKISEKIKAEDNDAVIEQDSAAVKNEKVVVYISGEVVNPQVIEMKDGDRLIDAIEKCGGMTENADKNAVNLALLLKDEDHYVIPKIGENLQLNTSSNNKSLQNNNLVNINTADKTILISLPSIGEKTAEKIIQYRETNGNFKSIDDIKNINGIGEKKFEQIKDLITVK
- the mltG gene encoding endolytic transglycosylase MltG, yielding MRKKRKNNNILKFLTIIIILIILGILYFRTLKSPVDKNDTTKIEVQIDDGTSSIKIAKILKSHNLIKNDKYFLYYAKTNNLSNLKSGVYEFSKSQSLEEILKSLNTGGRPIGEKVTIKEGYSIKQIAELLEEKGLVNKEFFIELTENKANFSDKFTFLQDESIQSLEGFMYPETYFIPKGTSETEIISMFLSQTQKIFDENSVLSNINDINPNIQNLNNLITLASIVEKESADNSERDIIAGIFINRLTNSIPLQSCVTVEYVLGIHKQRLSYEDTQVQSPYNTYINAGLPPTPICTPTISSINAVKNYKRTDYLFFVAKQDGSHVFSRTYDEHLKATKDIYGEY
- a CDS encoding O-methyltransferase, with amino-acid sequence MYKINDVTYEQIFEYIDEFNKKENKIIDELRVFAEQNNIPIIKKDVENFLKTYLNITKPKKILELGCAIGYSSIFMSSVLNDDVHIDTLEINENMYNIASENIKKFSLTNINVILGNASDIIPSLDQKYDFVFIDASKSHYDEFFSLILNKLKKNAVVICDNTLFKGYLCMDRSGIPKRQKTIYDKMTRFLENIKKNKDISYNMLPLGDGLLVIYFK
- a CDS encoding peptidase U32 family protein; this translates as MKKIELLAPAGDLEKLKTAIIYGADAVYIGGEKFGLRAASKNFTDEEMIEGIEFAHSRGKKVYVTCNIIPHNMDLNGVKEYFISLEKLSVDAIIVADPAFMSIAKEVVPDMELHLSTQANTTNYITADFWHKQGISRIVSARELSMKEIKDIKTHCPDLEIEMFVHGAMCISYSGRCLMSNFMTNRDANKGACAQPCRWNYSLVEEKRPGEYFPIEQDERGTYFFNSKDLCLIEHTKEIIESGVDSMKIEGRIKTAYYVAVVVRAYRMAIDSYYENPDTWQFKQEWLDEVQKASYRDFTTAFFDGSKDTSNSQNYGSGSYIRTYDIIGNVLSYDENTKLCKVRQKNRFFKNDEIEIIGPNFPTTTTTIKSITSLDGKDMDCSNIPMQVVYVDLGIDVKQDYILRKKVDK